From a region of the Butyrivibrio sp. AE3004 genome:
- a CDS encoding ABC transporter ATP-binding protein has product MPALVEVKDICKIYNPGENEVRALDHVSLTIEEGEFVAIIGQSGSGKSTLMNMLGCLDTPTSGKYLLHGMDVSHMTDDEQSDVRNREIGFIFQGFNLIQSLTALENVELPLMYRGVPKKKRRELSVAALEHVGLGKRMTHKPSELSGGQQQRVAIARAIAQAPPILLADEPTGNLDSGSSKEIINTIKNLYAEGRTVILITHDPGIAKQAKRIITISDGKIANDEINESFSL; this is encoded by the coding sequence ATGCCGGCATTAGTCGAAGTGAAAGATATATGCAAGATATATAATCCCGGTGAAAATGAAGTCAGGGCTCTTGATCATGTGAGTCTTACAATAGAAGAAGGGGAATTTGTGGCCATTATCGGTCAGTCCGGTTCGGGCAAATCCACATTGATGAATATGCTTGGCTGTCTGGATACGCCAACCAGTGGAAAGTATCTTTTGCATGGTATGGATGTGTCACATATGACAGATGATGAACAGTCAGATGTGCGAAACAGGGAGATTGGATTTATTTTCCAGGGCTTTAATCTGATACAGTCACTTACTGCGCTTGAAAATGTCGAGCTGCCTTTGATGTACAGAGGTGTTCCGAAGAAAAAGCGGAGAGAGTTATCCGTTGCGGCTTTGGAGCATGTAGGACTTGGAAAAAGAATGACGCACAAGCCTTCCGAACTTTCAGGTGGTCAGCAGCAAAGAGTTGCCATAGCAAGAGCAATTGCTCAGGCTCCGCCTATTCTGCTTGCGGATGAACCAACAGGAAATCTTGATAGCGGATCCAGTAAAGAAATAATAAATACGATCAAGAATCTTTATGCAGAGGGGCGTACGGTTATTCTTATCACACATGATCCGGGAATAGCCAAACAGGCGAAGAGGATAATTACCATTAGTGATGGAAAAATTGCTAATGACGAGATAAATGAAAGCTTTTCATTGTAA
- a CDS encoding efflux RND transporter periplasmic adaptor subunit, giving the protein MNLVFGKKKRNSSETAEGITTENNETYVPGKKKGYLKFIVLGVAALVIGGIVFANIKAKNAPKSVNITKVGKGDIEVIVSISGNVASDETKTYYAKLQAPIGKLGLTVGDRVGKGDVIYAYDEANLEKTKKQAELNLQQANGSYSGSIEKNGKATDVLEGRSIHDINNRLDVITKEVDALNDKIQEKTSRMNQTLTDLQKVSQDVDQNRVSDSYDAAQKNEAPNERRTDDGESQMALEIQDAIAEVTYAISNDPEIQEWNRQITALNEEKQDLSEQSSAELGALTAGEKSSLAAQRELAELENTDTIADIEAVQGGIKADFSGVITEIGTEEGATVTPGTKVMTIESTDDVRVDIQISKSDLSKIKKGQKVDVTINGKQYEGEVSKISGTAKNNSSGVPVVDGQIKIKNPDDSIILGVEAGNKIHTDKAEGVVVVPYEYIGTDSVGDYVFVIEDGVLVRRPVTIGLSTTTDAEVTEGIKEGDEIVTDDPTTLTEGTKVTAVSSAE; this is encoded by the coding sequence ATGAATCTGGTTTTTGGAAAGAAAAAGAGAAATAGCTCGGAAACAGCAGAGGGGATTACTACTGAGAATAACGAAACCTACGTACCCGGTAAGAAAAAAGGCTATTTAAAATTTATAGTACTTGGTGTTGCAGCACTCGTTATAGGAGGTATTGTTTTTGCAAATATCAAAGCAAAAAATGCACCAAAATCCGTAAACATTACTAAAGTCGGTAAAGGTGATATAGAGGTAATCGTTTCGATAAGTGGTAATGTGGCCTCGGACGAGACTAAAACTTATTACGCAAAGCTTCAGGCACCTATCGGTAAACTTGGACTGACCGTTGGTGACAGAGTAGGCAAGGGTGATGTGATCTACGCTTATGATGAAGCGAATCTTGAAAAAACAAAAAAGCAGGCAGAGCTAAATCTTCAACAGGCAAACGGAAGCTACAGCGGTAGTATCGAAAAGAACGGCAAAGCAACTGATGTCCTTGAGGGAAGAAGTATTCATGATATAAACAATCGTCTTGATGTGATTACAAAAGAAGTGGATGCTCTTAATGATAAGATTCAGGAAAAAACATCCAGAATGAATCAGACACTTACGGATCTTCAAAAGGTCAGTCAGGACGTGGATCAAAATCGTGTTTCTGACAGCTATGATGCTGCACAGAAAAATGAGGCACCAAACGAAAGAAGAACAGATGACGGTGAAAGCCAGATGGCACTGGAAATCCAGGATGCTATAGCTGAAGTGACATATGCCATAAGCAATGACCCTGAAATCCAGGAGTGGAACAGACAGATTACGGCTCTGAATGAGGAAAAACAGGATCTTAGCGAACAGTCCTCAGCTGAGCTTGGTGCTCTTACTGCCGGTGAAAAGAGTTCACTTGCGGCACAAAGAGAACTTGCTGAACTTGAAAATACAGATACCATTGCGGATATTGAGGCTGTACAGGGCGGAATCAAAGCAGATTTTTCAGGTGTAATTACAGAGATCGGTACGGAGGAGGGTGCAACCGTCACTCCCGGTACAAAGGTAATGACAATTGAAAGTACGGATGATGTAAGGGTAGATATTCAGATATCAAAGTCTGATCTTAGCAAGATCAAAAAAGGCCAGAAGGTTGATGTCACAATAAACGGAAAACAATACGAGGGTGAGGTTTCAAAAATTTCCGGAACTGCAAAAAACAACTCGAGCGGAGTACCGGTGGTTGATGGACAGATAAAGATTAAAAATCCTGATGACAGCATAATTCTCGGAGTTGAAGCGGGCAATAAGATACATACCGATAAAGCGGAAGGTGTAGTTGTGGTTCCTTATGAATATATCGGAACTGATTCTGTTGGAGATTATGTATTTGTTATAGAGGATGGTGTACTTGTAAGAAGACCTGTAACTATCGGGCTTTCCACAACAACAGATGCAGAGGTTACCGAAGGAATAAAGGAAGGTGATGAAATAGTCACAGATGATCCCACAACACTTACTGAAGGCACAAAGGTAACAGCGGTAAGCAGCGCAGAATAA
- a CDS encoding ABC transporter permease encodes MDTFFEYIESAMKNILGNKMRTCLTMLGIIIGIASVIAVITIGNGMSAYVADEVSAIGGNVADIYIDASVSDRWLNNEDIKAVKEEFPGLLGATFSTSEMGVVTGNRGAYDAAITAAGADYQYSVGTKIKTGNYFTEDQVNQAAKVCVLMENDAQHLFGTKDAVGKTLEMSIEGSSVELEVVGVKEDWSNMIMQMLEMEGYFAMVEMPLTTYANAFGRDASEFSTMEIFWKSDQPDTIVKSISRFLENRLGLRGKDAVFYMSMSDVSGQVDQIMSAITAFMSLVAAISLLVGGIGVMNIMLVSVTERTREIGIRKSIGARTKAIMVQFLAESAIISLMGGIVGIALGIGVAYVGCILLDLKPVIDPVIVTGAAAFSIMIGLFFGIYPARKAAKLKPIDALSRN; translated from the coding sequence ATGGATACTTTTTTTGAATACATAGAAAGTGCTATGAAAAATATTCTGGGCAATAAGATGCGAACATGTCTTACTATGCTTGGAATCATAATTGGAATTGCGTCGGTTATAGCTGTTATTACGATAGGTAACGGAATGTCGGCCTATGTTGCCGATGAGGTCAGTGCTATCGGTGGTAATGTTGCTGATATTTATATTGATGCTTCTGTTTCCGACAGATGGCTTAATAATGAGGATATTAAAGCTGTAAAAGAAGAATTTCCGGGTCTTTTGGGTGCGACCTTTTCAACTTCTGAGATGGGGGTTGTTACAGGCAACAGAGGAGCCTATGACGCAGCAATAACTGCAGCAGGTGCAGATTATCAGTATTCTGTTGGAACCAAGATAAAGACAGGTAATTATTTTACGGAAGACCAGGTGAATCAGGCTGCAAAAGTATGTGTTCTTATGGAAAATGATGCGCAGCATCTTTTCGGGACAAAGGATGCAGTCGGGAAGACTCTTGAAATGTCGATTGAAGGCTCATCGGTTGAACTTGAAGTAGTCGGTGTCAAGGAAGACTGGTCAAATATGATCATGCAGATGCTTGAAATGGAAGGGTATTTTGCAATGGTTGAAATGCCACTCACCACATACGCAAATGCTTTTGGAAGAGATGCGTCAGAGTTCTCTACTATGGAAATTTTTTGGAAATCGGATCAGCCTGATACGATAGTAAAAAGTATTTCCAGATTTCTTGAAAACAGGCTTGGCCTCCGCGGTAAGGATGCTGTTTTTTACATGAGTATGTCGGATGTTTCCGGCCAGGTTGATCAGATAATGAGCGCTATCACCGCATTCATGTCGCTTGTTGCGGCGATATCTCTTCTTGTAGGAGGAATTGGTGTTATGAATATAATGCTGGTTTCGGTAACGGAGAGAACAAGAGAGATTGGTATCAGGAAATCAATAGGTGCGAGAACAAAGGCCATTATGGTGCAATTTCTTGCAGAGTCAGCAATCATTTCTCTTATGGGAGGAATAGTGGGGATAGCGCTGGGCATAGGTGTTGCTTATGTGGGCTGCATACTCCTTGATCTAAAGCCTGTAATTGACCCGGTTATAGTGACGGGTGCTGCAGCTTTTTCCATAATGATAGGATTGTTTTTCGGAATATATCCTGCAAGGAAAGCCGCTAAATTAAAGCCTATAGATGCCCTTTCACGTAACTGA
- a CDS encoding ABC transporter permease, which produces MEYLKSAISSIKQNKGRTFLTMLGIIIGIASVITILSIGNGMKGYVNSSLDDMSAGGITINIDAKKTDRYLESGDLQKIKEAVPEVLGITNSLSANGTIVTERQESNVGLTGGMPDIARENTEGMYSGRFFRQDEVDSGAAVCVLSQEDAILLFYTDDVLEKSFTLNVGPKSLECAVIGVTKSKDEEIKNAREAVRKKEQAYYWISLYVPYTFLTEKLGQAGDKITSFKVYATPGTADETALKAKSATENIIDVRGEGAVQIQSFASIAGAYNNILNIVTLVVALIAAISLLVGGIGVMNIMTVTVTERTREIGIRKSLGARTSYILLQFLTESAVITLLGGMIGMLFGFIFTKVVGMFMSFPPIISFSNVILVVSISIADGLFFGIYPARRAARMDPIEALRQD; this is translated from the coding sequence ATGGAATATTTAAAAAGTGCAATTTCCAGCATAAAACAGAATAAAGGCCGAACATTTCTTACAATGCTCGGTATAATCATAGGTATAGCATCGGTAATTACTATTCTTTCAATAGGAAACGGAATGAAGGGATATGTAAACTCCTCACTTGATGATATGTCTGCAGGCGGGATTACTATCAACATTGATGCAAAGAAAACTGACAGATATTTGGAATCCGGGGATTTACAGAAAATAAAGGAAGCAGTGCCCGAAGTTCTCGGAATAACAAATTCGCTTAGCGCGAACGGAACTATAGTAACCGAAAGGCAGGAGAGTAATGTTGGACTTACCGGTGGTATGCCTGATATTGCCAGAGAAAATACCGAAGGAATGTATTCGGGGAGATTTTTCAGGCAGGATGAGGTTGATTCCGGGGCAGCTGTATGTGTATTGTCCCAGGAAGATGCAATATTGCTTTTTTATACGGATGATGTTTTGGAAAAAAGCTTTACGCTAAATGTAGGACCCAAAAGTCTGGAATGTGCAGTCATCGGTGTTACAAAGAGTAAGGATGAAGAAATCAAAAATGCACGTGAAGCAGTGAGAAAAAAAGAGCAGGCATACTATTGGATTTCGCTTTATGTGCCATATACTTTTTTGACAGAAAAGCTGGGACAGGCAGGCGATAAGATAACAAGCTTTAAGGTGTATGCAACGCCCGGAACAGCTGATGAAACTGCCTTAAAGGCAAAAAGTGCTACCGAGAACATTATTGATGTGAGAGGAGAAGGTGCGGTTCAGATACAGTCCTTTGCAAGTATAGCGGGAGCGTATAACAATATTCTGAATATTGTTACTCTGGTGGTAGCACTAATAGCTGCTATTTCCCTTCTTGTTGGCGGCATAGGAGTTATGAATATAATGACTGTAACTGTAACTGAGAGGACAAGGGAAATCGGTATCAGAAAATCTCTCGGTGCCAGAACATCCTACATATTGCTGCAATTTCTTACAGAGTCGGCAGTTATCACATTGCTTGGTGGTATGATAGGAATGCTTTTTGGGTTTATTTTTACAAAAGTGGTAGGAATGTTTATGTCATTTCCACCTATCATCAGTTTTTCAAATGTGATCCTTGTAGTTTCTATTTCTATAGCGGACGGTCTTTTCTTTGGAATATATCCGGCAAGAAGAGCTGCCAGAATGGATCCGATTGAGGCACTGAGGCAGGATTAA
- a CDS encoding DUF5717 family protein yields MNSIIDRILNGQFENNERSLSFSLPRLELNIKPGEIAEGSFIIYGPKDKPVQGVVSSSELRMQVITADFSGYEYEVGYRFDGSGLSAGDAIKGEFNVISNQGEYQLPFVVSVEISHVMSSMGPIRNMFHFVNLAKTDWDEAKKLFYSDEFIHVFEENDDGFESLYRGLSAIPMSEPNMEEFLISIKKKQPISYIPDRTEIDIKNPTAVSEHTIMLTRNGWGYTRLEVLFDGPFLSADSLDITDNDFIGNNCFFKFRIDADMLHDGNNYGAVTFQTPYTKVVIPVTVRMNLGIEHLSTTEMEKKKLTVELVKTYEAFRSKKIGSREWLSESGKLVNRMNAIDSKDPAFRLYTAQYLITASRVSEGKWILDQMKTVLEEEYPDNDTLYCYYLYLTTLITRDEYSINEVSRMMEGIFSRNSDNWRIAWLLLYISEEYSSSLSSRWMLLEQQFYDGCRSPILFIESLNIMTESPTMLSRMGEFELQTLQYGAKKRILQPALIDQVVYLGSRERNYNERLCRILMQCYELREDKESLEAVCSLLIKGNRTDKKAFAWYALGVDNELHITRLYEYYMASIYLDEDGMLPCDISKMVLMFFSYQSDLDYEKNAILYRYLHEHRDEYPDLYDSYRIQIERYLLEQLDKGRINKDLGYLYKNLLTRQMVDASNCDKVMRILYSNEIKTDNDRMTKVIVVYDKLEKEVEYPLVSGVAYVPLYGSDYSVFLSDVDDYRFAEGIPFSNSKLMLVGQLASYAVPYIQKGQVSIDLFLGELEKNSYTITMENVGRYRELAESPQIRGICRRRIRESLIRFYYDNNFERQLSEYMDEVELDKLGTADRSNMFELMVMSGNYEKAYNLVSRFGTYKLDPRVVMRLCGRLLDNDSLECTEDNSRIAWYAFAQSKYDDQLIAFLTESYTGTIKEMRDLWKTAVSTGIDSYGLAKRMLVQLLYTGAHIGDKIELFKGYVEKSGGGDELERAFIAKCAHDYFVDNMVTDSYVFERIGALAREGVTLPDVCKMAYLRFLTESNHDNLKTEPAIVRAFLKSFLDKDIFFSFFMYYQNELPEMQRFCDKSIIEYRTTPGTKCIVHYISSEDENEEYKTVPMQEMYQGIFDASFILFFGEQIQYYITEENYNGRGGKLTESGTISKNDIVQDTVAGRYSIINDIMIGKTLQDYDTVDRLLAEYYKKRFLTNKLFRML; encoded by the coding sequence GTGAATAGTATTATTGATCGCATATTAAACGGACAATTTGAAAATAATGAAAGATCTTTAAGTTTCTCTCTTCCCAGGCTGGAACTCAATATCAAGCCCGGTGAGATCGCAGAGGGAAGCTTTATTATCTATGGACCTAAGGACAAACCGGTTCAGGGAGTAGTTTCCAGCTCTGAACTCAGGATGCAGGTCATAACAGCTGATTTTTCCGGATATGAATATGAAGTTGGCTACAGATTCGACGGCTCGGGTTTAAGTGCCGGAGATGCCATAAAGGGCGAGTTCAACGTAATTTCAAATCAGGGAGAATATCAGCTTCCTTTTGTTGTAAGCGTGGAGATAAGCCATGTTATGTCCAGCATGGGACCGATTCGCAACATGTTTCACTTTGTGAATCTGGCAAAAACAGACTGGGATGAAGCCAAAAAGCTTTTCTATTCGGATGAGTTTATCCATGTTTTTGAGGAAAATGATGATGGATTTGAAAGTCTCTATCGTGGACTTTCTGCTATTCCAATGTCAGAACCCAACATGGAAGAGTTTCTTATTTCCATAAAGAAAAAACAGCCTATTTCTTATATTCCGGACAGGACCGAGATAGATATAAAAAATCCGACAGCTGTATCTGAGCATACAATTATGCTTACGAGAAACGGTTGGGGTTATACACGCCTTGAAGTATTGTTTGACGGGCCATTTCTGTCTGCTGACTCACTGGATATAACCGACAATGATTTTATCGGTAATAACTGCTTCTTTAAATTCAGGATTGATGCAGATATGTTGCACGACGGTAATAATTATGGCGCTGTTACTTTCCAGACACCGTACACAAAGGTGGTAATTCCCGTAACTGTCAGGATGAATCTCGGAATAGAGCATCTGTCAACAACGGAGATGGAGAAAAAGAAGCTGACGGTAGAGCTTGTCAAAACCTATGAGGCGTTTAGAAGCAAAAAAATAGGCTCCAGAGAATGGCTGTCTGAGAGCGGTAAGCTTGTAAACAGAATGAATGCGATAGACTCAAAGGATCCCGCATTCAGACTCTATACTGCCCAGTATCTTATCACTGCTTCAAGAGTCAGTGAGGGGAAATGGATACTCGACCAGATGAAGACTGTTTTGGAAGAGGAATATCCCGATAATGATACGCTTTATTGTTATTATCTGTACCTTACTACACTAATTACAAGGGATGAGTACTCGATAAATGAAGTTTCCCGAATGATGGAGGGAATCTTTTCCAGAAATTCGGATAACTGGAGAATAGCGTGGCTTCTTCTTTATATTTCAGAGGAATATTCGTCCAGCCTTTCAAGCAGATGGATGCTTTTGGAACAGCAATTTTATGATGGCTGCAGAAGTCCAATTCTATTTATAGAGAGTCTGAATATTATGACAGAGTCTCCCACAATGCTTTCAAGAATGGGAGAATTTGAACTTCAGACACTTCAGTACGGAGCGAAGAAGAGAATACTTCAGCCTGCACTGATCGATCAGGTTGTTTATCTCGGCTCCAGGGAGAGGAACTATAACGAGAGGCTTTGCAGAATTCTCATGCAATGCTATGAGCTCAGAGAGGATAAGGAATCCTTGGAAGCCGTCTGCTCGCTTTTGATAAAAGGTAACAGAACGGATAAGAAGGCTTTTGCCTGGTATGCTCTTGGCGTTGACAACGAACTTCACATAACGAGGCTTTACGAATATTATATGGCTTCCATTTACCTTGATGAGGATGGGATGCTTCCATGTGATATTTCCAAGATGGTTCTCATGTTCTTTTCATATCAGAGTGACCTTGATTATGAGAAGAATGCAATACTTTACAGATATCTTCATGAGCACAGAGATGAATATCCGGATCTTTATGATTCTTACAGGATCCAGATTGAGAGATATCTGCTTGAACAGCTTGATAAGGGCCGGATAAATAAGGACCTTGGTTATTTATATAAAAATCTTCTTACCAGACAGATGGTCGATGCAAGTAACTGTGATAAGGTTATGCGCATCCTCTACAGTAATGAGATAAAAACAGACAATGATCGCATGACAAAAGTAATTGTTGTCTATGACAAGCTTGAGAAAGAAGTTGAATATCCTCTTGTTTCAGGCGTTGCATATGTACCTTTGTACGGCAGTGATTACTCTGTTTTTCTTTCGGACGTAGACGATTACAGATTTGCTGAGGGAATTCCTTTCAGTAATTCTAAGCTTATGCTCGTGGGACAGCTTGCTTCCTATGCTGTGCCTTATATTCAAAAAGGGCAGGTGAGCATAGATCTGTTTTTGGGAGAGCTTGAGAAAAATTCCTATACCATCACAATGGAAAATGTGGGAAGGTACAGGGAACTGGCTGAGAGCCCGCAGATCAGAGGTATATGCAGAAGAAGGATAAGAGAGAGTCTTATCAGATTTTACTACGATAATAACTTTGAACGTCAGTTATCCGAATACATGGATGAAGTTGAGCTTGATAAGCTTGGTACCGCTGACAGAAGTAATATGTTTGAGCTCATGGTTATGTCCGGCAACTACGAGAAAGCCTATAACCTTGTTAGCAGATTTGGAACATATAAGCTCGATCCGAGAGTTGTCATGAGACTGTGCGGAAGACTTTTGGACAATGATTCTCTTGAATGCACGGAGGATAACTCAAGGATAGCCTGGTATGCCTTCGCACAGTCCAAATATGATGACCAGTTAATAGCATTCCTTACAGAGAGCTATACCGGGACCATCAAAGAGATGAGGGACCTTTGGAAGACTGCGGTTTCAACCGGAATAGATTCCTATGGACTTGCAAAGAGAATGCTTGTGCAGCTGCTTTATACAGGTGCTCATATCGGTGATAAGATAGAGCTTTTCAAAGGCTATGTCGAAAAAAGCGGTGGTGGTGATGAGCTGGAGAGAGCATTTATTGCAAAGTGTGCTCATGACTATTTTGTTGATAACATGGTAACCGACAGCTACGTATTTGAGAGGATAGGGGCTCTTGCCAGGGAAGGTGTAACACTGCCTGATGTGTGCAAGATGGCATATCTCAGATTCCTTACGGAATCCAATCATGACAACCTCAAAACGGAGCCTGCCATTGTGAGAGCATTTCTGAAGAGCTTTTTGGATAAAGATATCTTTTTCTCATTCTTTATGTACTATCAGAATGAGCTTCCGGAAATGCAACGGTTTTGCGATAAATCAATAATTGAATATCGTACCACTCCCGGAACAAAATGTATTGTTCACTACATTTCCAGTGAGGATGAAAATGAGGAATACAAGACAGTACCAATGCAGGAAATGTATCAGGGAATTTTCGATGCGTCGTTTATTCTGTTCTTTGGTGAGCAGATTCAGTACTACATAACAGAAGAGAATTATAACGGACGCGGAGGTAAGCTTACTGAAAGCGGAACAATATCCAAGAATGATATTGTTCAGGATACGGTAGCTGGAAGATATTCTATTATAAACGATATTATGATAGGTAAGACTCTTCAGGATTATGATACCGTGGACAGACTTCTTGCTGAATACTACAAGAAGCGGTTCCTCACAAATAAACTATTTAGGATGCTTTAA
- a CDS encoding DUF5716 family protein, translating into MSFFRESKTARRYVLGYDLGEEVSQISFLASDSDLPETLSTLAGAEAYNIPTVLCKRKDVNQWFYGKEAISKIESGEGVRVDNLIENARCGKRVDVDGTGYDPVSLLTLFVKRTLSLLSMEMSMDMVDAIAFTTRTMDSRMIEVLSEVTGALSLPVKNAFYQSYEDSLYHYMLYQPDELLSHAVIACDYSFGEMTVYDMKLNHRTKPIVVTIDKSTYDQMALSEGKLSENTDDRAKQVTRLDSRFLEFSEGLMEGRIVSSVFLLGDGFREQWMSKSLEYLCRTRRVFQGNNLFSKGASIAAREKVGPSDRAGRYVLLDAGKLKSNLGIMVKKQGQEVYHALLDAGENWFDVTTSMDMILDDENWLDIVITPLTAGDKHTHRIELEGLPERPPRATRVRMKVSMSAADKVNIHIEDMGFGELFESSGMFFDEEISV; encoded by the coding sequence ATGTCATTTTTCAGAGAATCAAAAACTGCAAGAAGATACGTGCTTGGATATGATCTGGGGGAGGAAGTTTCCCAGATTAGTTTTCTTGCATCTGATTCTGATCTGCCCGAAACCTTATCAACGCTTGCGGGAGCTGAGGCATACAACATACCTACCGTTCTTTGCAAGAGAAAGGATGTCAATCAGTGGTTTTACGGAAAAGAGGCCATTTCCAAGATTGAGTCGGGAGAGGGCGTAAGAGTCGATAATCTGATAGAGAATGCCAGATGCGGAAAGCGCGTTGATGTTGACGGGACAGGATATGACCCGGTCTCTCTTCTTACATTGTTTGTAAAAAGAACATTGTCTCTTTTATCCATGGAGATGTCTATGGATATGGTGGATGCTATCGCCTTTACTACAAGGACAATGGATTCCAGAATGATAGAAGTTTTATCGGAGGTTACAGGTGCACTGTCACTTCCCGTTAAAAATGCATTTTACCAGAGCTATGAGGACAGCCTTTATCATTACATGCTTTATCAGCCTGATGAACTGCTTTCCCATGCTGTAATCGCCTGCGATTACAGCTTTGGAGAGATGACAGTTTATGATATGAAGCTCAATCACAGGACCAAACCGATCGTTGTTACAATAGACAAGAGTACTTATGATCAAATGGCTCTTTCAGAGGGAAAGCTTTCAGAGAATACCGATGACAGGGCTAAACAGGTGACCAGGCTTGATAGCAGATTTTTGGAATTTTCCGAGGGACTTATGGAGGGCAGGATTGTAAGTTCCGTATTCCTTTTGGGTGATGGCTTCAGAGAGCAGTGGATGTCCAAATCTCTTGAGTATTTGTGCAGAACGAGAAGAGTATTTCAGGGCAATAACCTTTTTAGTAAAGGTGCCAGCATAGCTGCAAGGGAAAAGGTTGGACCAAGCGACAGAGCGGGAAGATATGTGCTTCTTGATGCCGGCAAGCTAAAGTCCAATCTTGGTATCATGGTAAAAAAACAGGGACAGGAAGTATATCATGCGCTTCTGGATGCCGGTGAGAACTGGTTTGATGTTACAACTTCAATGGATATGATCCTTGATGATGAGAACTGGCTGGATATAGTCATAACACCACTTACGGCAGGAGATAAACACACACACAGAATTGAGCTTGAAGGCCTTCCGGAGCGTCCGCCCAGAGCTACAAGAGTCAGGATGAAGGTTTCGATGAGCGCAGCAGATAAGGTTAATATACATATAGAAGATATGGGATTCGGAGAATTATTTGAATCCTCCGGCATGTTTTTTGATGAGGAGATTTCGGTATGA
- the purF gene encoding amidophosphoribosyltransferase, whose product MAEIFYNENDKIGEECGVFGMYDFDGGDVAQSIYYGLLSLQHRGQESCGIAVSETMGPKGKVTSHKDMGLVNEAFNHDILSGMHGDIGVGHVRYSTAGSSTRENAQPLVLNYVKGTLAMAHNGNLVNAPELREELAYTGAIFQTTIDSEVIAYHIARERLNTPSVERAVANAMQKIKGAYSLVVMSPRKLIGARDPNGFRPLVIGKRDNCYILASETCALDTIGAEFIRDVEPGEIVTISPQKGIESNRQMCGSVKHGHCIFEYIYFARPDSIIDGVSVYESRIKAGRFLAMDSPVEADVVVGVPESGNCAALGYSMESGIPYGQAFVKNQYIGRTFIKPGQKSRESSVQVKLNALSNAVKGKRVIMIDDSIVRGTTSDRIVRMLREAGATEVHMRVSSPPFLWPCYFGTDVPARDQLIAYNRSIDEICKIIGADSLGYLKEERLEEIVGHKFDICKGCFTGDYPVAPPDEDIRGEFER is encoded by the coding sequence ATGGCAGAAATATTTTATAATGAAAACGATAAGATAGGTGAAGAATGCGGCGTTTTCGGAATGTATGATTTCGATGGCGGTGATGTCGCTCAGTCTATCTACTACGGGTTGTTGTCACTTCAGCATAGAGGGCAGGAGAGCTGCGGTATTGCTGTCAGCGAGACAATGGGACCCAAAGGAAAAGTAACGAGTCATAAGGACATGGGACTGGTTAATGAAGCGTTTAATCATGATATTCTTTCAGGGATGCATGGTGATATAGGTGTAGGGCATGTGAGATATTCCACAGCAGGCAGCAGCACCAGAGAAAACGCTCAGCCCCTTGTCCTTAATTACGTTAAGGGGACACTTGCGATGGCCCATAACGGTAACCTGGTTAATGCTCCGGAGCTTAGAGAGGAACTTGCTTACACCGGCGCGATTTTTCAGACTACCATCGACTCTGAGGTAATTGCATACCACATCGCAAGGGAGAGACTTAATACGCCAAGTGTTGAGCGTGCCGTTGCAAACGCAATGCAGAAAATAAAGGGTGCATATTCACTTGTTGTAATGTCTCCCAGAAAGCTTATAGGAGCAAGAGACCCCAACGGGTTCAGACCTCTTGTTATCGGTAAGAGGGATAACTGCTACATTCTGGCATCAGAGACCTGTGCTCTTGATACAATAGGTGCAGAGTTTATAAGAGATGTGGAACCGGGTGAGATTGTGACAATTTCACCTCAGAAGGGCATTGAGTCCAACAGACAGATGTGTGGCAGTGTTAAGCATGGTCATTGCATTTTTGAGTATATTTATTTTGCAAGACCTGACAGCATCATAGACGGCGTAAGTGTATATGAGTCTAGAATAAAGGCAGGACGCTTTTTGGCAATGGATTCACCTGTAGAGGCAGATGTTGTTGTCGGGGTTCCGGAATCCGGAAATTGTGCGGCTCTTGGTTATTCAATGGAATCAGGAATACCATACGGTCAGGCTTTTGTAAAAAATCAGTATATCGGAAGAACCTTCATAAAACCCGGACAAAAGAGCCGTGAGAGCAGCGTTCAGGTAAAGCTCAACGCACTTAGTAACGCAGTTAAGGGTAAACGTGTTATCATGATAGATGACTCAATTGTTCGAGGAACAACCTCTGACAGAATAGTAAGGATGCTTCGTGAAGCAGGCGCTACGGAAGTTCATATGCGTGTAAGCTCACCACCGTTTTTATGGCCATGTTACTTCGGAACGGACGTGCCTGCCAGAGACCAGCTGATCGCTTATAATAGAAGCATTGACGAAATTTGCAAAATTATCGGGGCAGATTCTCTTGGATATCTGAAAGAGGAACGCCTTGAAGAGATAGTCGGACATAAATTTGATATTTGCAAAGGTTGTTTCACAGGAGACTATCCTGTTGCACCACCGGATGAGGATATTCGCGGAGAATTTGAGCGATAA